The genomic stretch TCCGCGTTCAACTCGTACCTCTACTTCGCGGTCGGCACAACCTGCCTGCCGCTTAGCCTGCTCTACGTCCTCGTCGGTCATCGCGTGCCGCCGAGGGCCGAGGCCGGACTTATGCTCGTGGTGGCACTCGGCTGTCTCCTGGCAGTGATCGTCAACCTCGCGGTTTTCAATCCCCACTTCCGCAAAGTCTTGCTGCGATTCCTCGGCAACTTGATCCCTCGATCCCTTGGTCCCTCGATCCCTCAATCGCTCTCCTCGTTCGACGACAGCTTCACCCGTGGCCTGACGGTGCTTCGCGCCCGGCCCGTGCGACTCGTCGGCCTGCTGGCGGCAATTGTCGGCGACTGGCTCTTCTGCACTGCTACGGTCTGGTTCTGCTTCGCCGCGCTGGGCATCCGGCTCCATGTCGGCGTCCTGCTAAGTGGGTTCTTCATCGCGATTGCCGCCGGCGCGCTCTCGATGCTGCCCGGCGGCATGGGCGTACAGGATGGCTCCATGGCCGGTGTCTACGCCCTGCTCGGCGTCCCCTTCGGCCCGGCTCTTCTCGCGGCAGTGCTCTTCCGGGTCGTCTACTACCTTGTACCGTTTGCGCTGGGCCTTGCTGTCTACGGGCGGCTCATGCGGACCACCGCGCGCTCCACGACTACGGAGCAGTCCTGACGCTCAGTCCAGCTCACAAAGTCACCGCGTAAGTCGCGGCGCAGGTCCCTCTCAGAGTCCCCCGGCAAGTCCCTCTGCAAGTCGCATCGAGAATCGCCGTCGCAGTCCTCTACACAGTCGCCCCTCGAACCACGCAGCGAACGCCCGTGGGAATCGAAACGTGAGTCTCCGTCCGAGTCGGTCGCGGAGTCGCCGTCGAAATCGCCCCGAAGACGGCCCGCAAGATCGCCATCCAAATCGCCTCGGATGTCGCTGTCCGAACCGCCCCGGGAACCGTTCCGGGAACGGTTCCCACCGTGGTTCCCAGAACCGTCACTTGGGCGACGTTTCCCGCGCCTAACGCTAGGTTTCTCAATTAGTTAGGTGAACCGAGCCTCGTCCAATCCCGCCAAAAGACGGTTCGGGGCTATCCTGAGTGTTGTCGCGCCCGAATGACCGCGAAATCGGGCGTCGGAAACCGCCCTCCGGGCCAGTTTGAGTCTGGGCTTCCCGCGGCTACCGGGTGATGACGACCTTGCGGATAGTCCGGGCTTGAGCTGGCGCCAGTGCTTCCCGCACGAAGTAGACGCCCGGCGCCAGCGCCCGCACATCATTCGCACCCGCCCTCAGGTTCATCACCTTGCGGCCAGAGATGTCCAACAGGCTTGCGGCTTGGGGCTTGGGGCTTGCGGCTTCCGGAAGGAACAGCATTCGGCGGACGATGGTCGGCAACGGCTCGGAGCTTGTGGCTTGAGGTTTGTAGCTCTCCTCGATTCCCGGATTCGGATTCACCTTACCCCAGATCCGGTAG from bacterium encodes the following:
- a CDS encoding flippase-like domain-containing protein — its product is MTGKRGLSRAESDAGAPGDCPQVFRNRAPNRSRRNLLSAIVLVVLFAILIAAVAADWTNARRVLRAADWRLLAPALAVTALSYLCSAAAYAQSVRVFGGANRTTRLLLAGFVSMAVNNLITLGNVVGYSVGAILLRDRDTGLREIAAASAFNSYLYFAVGTTCLPLSLLYVLVGHRVPPRAEAGLMLVVALGCLLAVIVNLAVFNPHFRKVLLRFLGNLIPRSLGPSIPQSLSSFDDSFTRGLTVLRARPVRLVGLLAAIVGDWLFCTATVWFCFAALGIRLHVGVLLSGFFIAIAAGALSMLPGGMGVQDGSMAGVYALLGVPFGPALLAAVLFRVVYYLVPFALGLAVYGRLMRTTARSTTTEQS